The region TAACTGCTACAGTGGCACATTTCTTTCATTCTTCTTTAAGTTCattgattttcttcttctttttcttttgcattcagctctttttttatataaaaaaaaatcacttgagtTTTTGCATGGTGGTGAACCAAAAGAAAAGTGAACACTTTGCACTGGGGTATATTTGGTTGGTTTGTTGGTTTTAGgtgttatttttaaaggaagtaaGAACTTGAAAATgactaaaacaaaacagaaaaaaaaacagctgcaGTCATATTTACAGAGATATGTACACTGTCAATAAATTAAAGTTTAATTCTGAGTATTCATAATCCACTTATTTACAAGTTATCAAATAATTACATAAATACTTTCTGTCTTAATAATAGTGTCCACTTATTTCTTCTCATTATGTTTAAACCTTGTTATTGCATATACAGTAAAAGAGGGAAAGCTGTAATAAACCTACAGTCAAGCTACAGAGGTTTTtaggtaaaatatttttttccctttccagctacattttgtatttttgttgctacaaaggggaagggtgggaagaAAGGGGTATGgatcatatttttatttgttttttaatttttatcccTGGGATTTTTGACAAgcatccaaaaataaaacaacccctcccccccaaaaagcgGACTACTATGGAACATGCAAAAAGCCATAAGGTGGCTTTGAGACATCACAACAATATGTCAAAAGACACAGCTTCCCTTAATAAAGACTAACAAGAGCTATATTTTATAACCcatccaaaaaaaaataaaaccaatattGAAAGAACTGATATGCAAGTTACTtacatattttttagaaaaaaaatcacttttcttactttattttttaatccatatgtttgtttgtttgctttacacattgaagaaaagaaataaacaccACCCACAAAACCACCTTTCTGGCCTACACATGTcattgatagcagctttcaaaccagctcttccacctccaggcccccaccccttctccttcgCCCATTTCAAGATACGTTTTGCTGATAAGCCAGCGCAGTCCGCAGAAAGCTGGCCTGGGCCATGTGGTTTCCTTCAAACAAAGTGCACTGCGAGCGTGATTTGAAATGAGACAAGAAAGGGGAACCCCACCCCCGTGTTAAcacactcttcccccctcccgccccgagAGTGGAAGGGGGTGCAGTGGAGAGGGGACACTATTAAGGAGACCCACTCCTGGATCTGTCTTGCTTGGATTCAAGTCCACTCACGAGACGCTGGATGTTCTGCAGTTCGCTGGTCGCTTCCTTTTCCGAGCTGAGTTTGGGCGACAGGGACACGGAGCCCGAGGAGAGAGTTGAGGACCTGCTGTTGAGTTCTGAGCCCGAGTCCAACGCCACCGAAGCGGGGCTAGCTGCCATGTTGCCAGCTTTGCCCTCCCCTGTGCTGCTGGCCACAGTGGGCAGGGCAGTGGTCAGCAGGCTGCTGCCGTCAGGCAGGGGCACGGGGAGAGAGTAGGGGCTGTACCTCAGGCGAGGGCGGACGGCGCTGAGGAAAGGGTGCCGGTGAACCGAGCTGCCGGCTGCGGAGGAGGCCGCGGCTGCCGCAGCCATGTAGGTGTAGGGGTATGGAAAGAGGCTTCCGAAGGGAGACATGGCCAGGCCCTGcgaaaagaaaaacagaagcaaaggggggggggggaactgtcAGTGATGTTTCACCCTTTGTCCATGTTCCCATGCAGCCCAGAGAGCCGGAGAGAAAACACACCGCTCACTCAGCTCGCCACAAATCATCCCCCCTGGCTGGGGAGATTTGGGGTCTGGTTTATGGAACAGGAGACTCACACACAGGCCTGCATGTCAAAGGCAGAACAGCTGGGAGTGTGAGAACTTACACCCCGAGCAGATCAGGCCAGGGCACAGCCAGACCACGATTTGCAAGCCTGAGTGCCCCGAAGTGGAGTCACTTCAATTCAGTTGGAaacacctcccaggctttccacaAAAGGTGCTGATCACCCATTCAAACCACCGGGCCCAACGCCTCTGAAAATCGGGCCATTTACACAGGAATGCAAGTGCCGAAGTTTAGGCACCCAAAGTTTGGGAACTGTGGGCCTGCAAATAGGAAAGAGAGCATGGTCCTCCATGGAAATTAGGGGAGATCCCCCCCTTTCCTACCCAACTCtacttttattttactttttagagccctccattttctctctcatcGCTGACTGATGGATTTCAACTAGCACcgatttcccccgcccccccccccccaagatcatctttaaaacaaacacatcaCACGTGAGGCTAGTAACGATTACTGGAAGTAAGGACGCCAGAGAGCTTGGAACGGAACGAGATCTAGATCAAACACCCTGTACACAAGTTTCCCAGGGGGAATAAAAATGAAagcctaaaaaataaaaaagacaaagaaacccCCCGTTTTCTATTCCAGGTTAATTTTATACAACCTGGTGCTTTCAACCTGTTGCAATTTTGTAAAACCGCTCCCTATCGCGGTGCGAGTGGAGGGGTGGTTCTGACTCTGTTCTTAGTTGCAcgggtgtaaatcagaagtcagAACCCAGTGTAAACGGGAAAGGCGAGTCAGACCCCTTGGGTGCCCAGGGAAAGGCAGAGCGCATCGCACCGCCTTGGAGGGAAAGGAATCGCAGCCCAGCAGCACCCTGTGAGCGCCAGGGCTAGCggagggcaggcctgggggaaTACCTGAGAGGCCAGGACGTGCTGTTGGAGATGAAACGGTAGCGCAGCTGCCGACGCCCCAGAAAGTCCTTGAGCCGCTGCTGTGGCCATAACCGTGCTTTCCAGTCCGCTGACCCCGGCCGAGGCCCCGGACACGGTGGCCAGTAAGGGGCCCATGCCAGCGGCCATGCTGGAGAAGGCTCCCCCCATGGCGAACtgactggggtgcaggaggagcgGGTGCCCGCTGCCCAAGGGGTTGAAGAACTGCTGGCCCGCCAAGCCGTGGGGGAAGGCCAGGTTCTGCAGCGGCCCCTGGCTCAGAGGCGCCGGGCTGTCCGTCTGAACCGTGAGCGGGGCGAAGGGCTCCTTGCTCAGCAGCCGGGACTCATCCACCTTCGGGGCGTCCCTGCGGGGGCTTTTGAGTTCCTCGCTGCCCAGGCCTCTGGTGCTGGAGGAGATCGTGGCTGGGCTGTGCCTGGAATCAGGAGGGGCTTTCTCAGTCCGGCTGGGGCCTTCCCTGCTCTTGCCGGCCGCCGAGTCGGTGGAGAAGAAGGGCGCTTTGGCCGGGCTGCCGCCCTTCTCCCGGGGATCTTCCGCCGCCGCCGTGGTGGTGCTGATCTTGCCAGAGTCACTGGCCTCCGGCAGGGGCTGCTCATCTTTGCTCTCGGCGTCGCTCTCCCCCTCGCTGGGGCACAGGTCTGAAAGGCAACGGAGCAGGGGCTATTGCATAATCCTGGCCCTGGCTGCAGACCCCATGTGCCCTGCCAGGCAGCAGCTCTCTCCGCGCTCCCCTGTCCTGGAGCTAGGGGGGATATTCCGGGCAAGCCTGAACTAAGAAAATAGCGAATCCTTCCACTCCAATCAGCAGAGGAACAACATATAGGTGTGTATGGGAAACTACCCCAAAGTGAACGTGCCTCGGGCCAGAGCCTTCAGTTACACCGGGGTAAATCCGAATTAGCTGCCACATAAATCTGGATTGGTTGCTCCGGTGAAACTGAGAGCAGGTCCGGCcgtgcattgtgtgtgtgtaccgAGCAAAATCCTTGTTTTCCTATTCAAATGTAGTTAaacagaggattttaaaaataatgttatgggattgttgtttgtttatttctaaatcaCTTTCTGCAGCTTTCagacattttttttcctgcttaaaGACAGGAAACCCGTTGCAGGCTTTGAACAAACTCCTTCCCTcctatccccccacccctcctggccCTGCATAAGATTCCTGGGTATTTTATCTCCTAACCTACGTGCAACCTCCAGGTGTTAAGATCTGGTCTGTTTTTCAgatcccctcccacctccacctctGCACGACTTTaaaccacaaaataaaataaaataaaatcggaggggaagggggaagaattgAAAAAGGAATCCAGTGTCTCGGCCAACACAACAGAAAGCCAAAGGAAGATTTCAAAACCACCGCCgagaaaaggggaagaaaaagaaatccaCGGCGATTTTTCTGCAAGAAAGTAGGATTTTATAAAAGGGGCTGGGGAAAGAGCCTGCCTTTAATAACAGATTGAAACATGAATATTAATGTACCGGCTCCAGTTTTGAACTTTTGCCCCGTAGTCTGCCTTTGCTCCCTTGACTCAGAGCTGGCTCCTTTCTGAAccgcagggagggggaaggagggggaaaagagattCAAAGCAcagcaacagaagaaaaaaaagtgagggaggggtggggaagagaagcgGATCTGTATATGTAAAGAGCCTTCAGCGGATGCATGTTCAAAATCATTTGCTTCGCTGTAGCCAGAAGTTTGGCCAGGAGCGAAACTTTTCCTTCACGCCCAAAAGGAAAAGCAACCCAGAGATGAAGGATAGACACGGTCTCTGGAGTAGGTGCGTGCGGGGAGGTGAGGGGCAAGAACCTCACCTTTCAGATTGGATGTGCCCACCGCAGAGACGGCGGGGGACGAGGACTGAGCGAAGCACTTAAAGGCGGTCTGCTCGCTAGAGGACTCATCAGAGGTCCCGTTCTCCTTCTTCTGCCTCTCGTCATAAGCTCTCATGGACTGCAAGGTCAGCTGCTTTCTGCGGGGACAGCGAGGGAGCAGAACTTCTTCAGAGGGCTTTTGCGCTTTCCCGGGACCCCAGTTAACCTGCTACCTAGCACAACTGCCCTTCTGCACCCCGCTACCTCCA is a window of Eretmochelys imbricata isolate rEreImb1 chromosome 15, rEreImb1.hap1, whole genome shotgun sequence DNA encoding:
- the TBX3 gene encoding T-box transcription factor TBX3 isoform X1, with translation MSIPMRDPVIPGTSMAYHPFLPHRAPDFAMSAVLGHQPPFFPALALPPNGAAALSLPGALAKPIMDQLVGAAETGIPFSSLGHQAAAHLRPLKTLEPEEEVEDDPKVHLEAKELWEQFHKRGTEMVITKSGRRMFPPFKVRCTGLDKKAKYILLMDIVAADDCRYKFHNSRWMVAGKADPEMPKRMYIHPDSPATGEQWMSKVVTFHKLKLTNNISDKHGFVTILTILNSMHKYQPRFHIVRANDILKLPYSTFRTYVFPETEFIAVTAYQNDKITQLKIDNNPFAKGFRDTGNGRREKRKQLTLQSMRAYDERQKKENGTSDESSSEQTAFKCFAQSSSPAVSAVGTSNLKDLCPSEGESDAESKDEQPLPEASDSGKISTTTAAAEDPREKGGSPAKAPFFSTDSAAGKSREGPSRTEKAPPDSRHSPATISSSTRGLGSEELKSPRRDAPKVDESRLLSKEPFAPLTVQTDSPAPLSQGPLQNLAFPHGLAGQQFFNPLGSGHPLLLHPSQFAMGGAFSSMAAGMGPLLATVSGASAGVSGLESTVMATAAAQGLSGASAAALPFHLQQHVLASQGLAMSPFGSLFPYPYTYMAAAAAASSAAGSSVHRHPFLSAVRPRLRYSPYSLPVPLPDGSSLLTTALPTVASSTGEGKAGNMAASPASVALDSGSELNSRSSTLSSGSVSLSPKLSSEKEATSELQNIQRLVSGLESKQDRSRSGSP
- the TBX3 gene encoding T-box transcription factor TBX3 isoform X2, with protein sequence MSIPMRDPVIPGTSMAYHPFLPHRAPDFAMSAVLGHQPPFFPALALPPNGAAALSLPGALAKPIMDQLVGAAETGIPFSSLGHQAAAHLRPLKTLEPEEEVEDDPKVHLEAKELWEQFHKRGTEMVITKSGRRMFPPFKVRCTGLDKKAKYILLMDIVAADDCRYKFHNSRWMVAGKADPEMPKRMYIHPDSPATGEQWMSKVVTFHKLKLTNNISDKHGFTILNSMHKYQPRFHIVRANDILKLPYSTFRTYVFPETEFIAVTAYQNDKITQLKIDNNPFAKGFRDTGNGRREKRKQLTLQSMRAYDERQKKENGTSDESSSEQTAFKCFAQSSSPAVSAVGTSNLKDLCPSEGESDAESKDEQPLPEASDSGKISTTTAAAEDPREKGGSPAKAPFFSTDSAAGKSREGPSRTEKAPPDSRHSPATISSSTRGLGSEELKSPRRDAPKVDESRLLSKEPFAPLTVQTDSPAPLSQGPLQNLAFPHGLAGQQFFNPLGSGHPLLLHPSQFAMGGAFSSMAAGMGPLLATVSGASAGVSGLESTVMATAAAQGLSGASAAALPFHLQQHVLASQGLAMSPFGSLFPYPYTYMAAAAAASSAAGSSVHRHPFLSAVRPRLRYSPYSLPVPLPDGSSLLTTALPTVASSTGEGKAGNMAASPASVALDSGSELNSRSSTLSSGSVSLSPKLSSEKEATSELQNIQRLVSGLESKQDRSRSGSP